Proteins from a single region of Synergistaceae bacterium:
- a CDS encoding V-type ATP synthase subunit K → MELLGLSLALFGAALAAALAGIGSAIGIGIAGGAAAGVMTEDPNKFGSCLILQALPGTQGIYGLLIAFFVLSKIGLLGGAGAVALNWNQGLQIFASCLPIAVVGWYSAIWQGKTSAASIQMISKKPEAMGKAVILPAMVETYAVLALLTSILMLMGVQVG, encoded by the coding sequence ATGGAACTTCTTGGACTTTCACTCGCACTGTTCGGGGCAGCATTAGCAGCAGCTCTAGCCGGCATAGGGTCAGCAATTGGAATCGGTATCGCAGGAGGAGCAGCAGCAGGAGTTATGACAGAGGATCCTAACAAATTCGGTTCATGCTTGATTCTTCAGGCGTTACCCGGCACACAGGGAATTTACGGACTCTTAATCGCATTCTTTGTGTTAAGCAAAATAGGACTTCTCGGCGGCGCGGGTGCAGTTGCATTAAATTGGAATCAGGGCTTGCAGATTTTCGCGTCATGTCTTCCGATAGCAGTTGTCGGCTGGTATTCAGCAATTTGGCAGGGCAAGACATCAGCGGCATCAATTCAGATGATTTCAAAGAAGCCTGAAGCAATGGGTAAAGCAGTAATTCTCCCCGCAATGGTCGAGACTTATGCAGTCCTTGCACTTCTTACGAGTATATTAATGCTCATGGGAGTTCAGGTAGGTTAA